The nucleotide window TGCCGGCGCAACATCTACCCCCATGTGGCTTATGGAACTGGTGAAAGCCCAGTTGGAAAAATATTAAGACGAAGAATTAATTAAGCGCCTGATAAATCTCGCCGCTTAGCAACCCGCTGCCACCGCCATAATGACGGATAATTTTCACCGCCGGGTTTATAGCTAAACAAGCAGGCCTTAACCTATCTTCCGATACCTCATCCATCCCACTACCCAGTAACACAATATCAAATGATTTCTCGTTAAAATAGGCCAGTGCCTGTTGTTCGTTATCCGCACCGGTGGCGTTCCACCCGGGGTTATTATCGATTAGCCGCAGCAAAGTCTGCAAAATCCCCGGGTGGCTGCATACCGCCAGTATTTCTACCTTTTTCATTAATATTTAAATTC belongs to Mucilaginibacter boryungensis and includes:
- a CDS encoding response regulator receiver protein, with the translated sequence MKKVEILAVCSHPGILQTLLRLIDNNPGWNATGADNEQQALAYFNEKSFDIVLLGSGMDEVSEDRLRPACLAINPAVKIIRHYGGGSGLLSGEIYQALN